Below is a genomic region from Mucilaginibacter auburnensis.
CAACGAATAGCTCAAGGAACAATAGATGGTTGTCATTTTGCATTGAACCATGGAATTGCATTTAACGTAGCAGGAGGCACTCATCATGCAGGGAGTAATTGGGGAGAAGGGTTTTGCATGTTGAACGACCAGGCCATTGCAGCTAATTATTTGTTAAATAAACAATTAGCAAGATCCATATTAATAATTGATTTAGATGTACATCAAGGTAATGGAACTGCTGAAATATTTAATGGGGAATCCCGCGTTTTCACATTTTCAATGCATGGCGCCAATAACTTTCCATATAGAAAAGAACAATCTGATCTTGATGTAGGTTTGGCCGACGGTACCGGAGATGATGAATATTTAAATATTTTGCATAACATTTTACCCCAACTCATTGAACAGCAACAACCCGATTTTATGTTTTATTTATCAGGAGTTGATGTTTTAGCATCAGACAAACTTGGAAAACTTTCGTTATCTCAACAAGCCTGCAAATTACGGGATAAGTTTGTTTTGGAAACTGCCAAAACAAATAATATTCCCGTGCAGGTGAGTATGGGCGGCGGCTACTCTCCTGATATCAGAAACATTGTTGACGCCCATTGTGCAACATATGCCTTAGCGAAAGAAATATTCTTTTAATCTCTTGCAATTATTAATGCATTTCTATCCGCCAATCTATGCTTATGGCTGATCACTTTAAACCGGGTATACAATAAAATAGCAGACGCCAATAAGCCAGCCGTTAGGCCATACCAAACACCCGATACACCCCAATCTAAATAAATACCAAGTAACCAGCCCAGTGGTAAGCCTAACACCCAATAGGCGAAGAACGTTATAAGGGTGGGGATATTTACATCGCTCATACCACGTAGAATACCCAATCCAATAACCTGCGTGCCGTCAAACAACTGAAACATTGCTGCGATAATAAGTAGTTGTGATGCAACGGCTATTACAGCTTTGTCTTCAGTATATATCCATGGCAAAAAGTTGTTTCCAATGGTAAAAATTATAGCTGTTATTGCCATAAACGCTATCACCACATGATAGCTTGCATTTGCTGATTTTCGCAAAGAGGAGTGGTCGCGCACGCCAAAGTAATTACCAGACTTGATAGCAGCAGCCGCCGAAAGGCCGCTTGACATCATATAGGTTATTGACGCAAGGTTAATTGCTATTTGGTGCGCTGCAAGCTGCACAAGCCCAATACTGCCTATAATTACAGCAGCACCACTAAATGCGCTTACCTCAAATCCGTACTGCAAAGCCACCGGCCCGCCAATACCGAGTATTTGCAAACAGCGTTTAGCGTCAATTTTTGTTAAAGAAAAATCTGTAAGGTATTTTTTAAAATGCTTAGAACGAAATATATAGACCGCCATTACTAAAGCCATTGTACAGCGATCTATTAGTGTACTGTATCCCACACCCATAATGCCCATTGGCTTGATACCAAATAGTCCTTTAACAAATATTATCCCTAAACAAATGTTGAGTATGTTACCCCATATGGAGATCAGCATAGCCTGTTTGGTAAATCCCAGTCCTTCTGCAAACTGTTTAAAAGTATTAAAGACCAGCATAGGAATAATAGATGTGCCCAACAATATCAAGAAAGGCTTTGCTTGTACAATAACTTTCTGATCCTGTTTTAGATGCTCAAGTGCGTAAGCCGAACCTACCGCAATGAATGAAAAAAGTAATATTCCGCTAAGGAGGTTTATAAATAAACTATTGGACAGCAATCTTCCACATGCTGAGAATTCTTCACGGCTATTGTGTTGGGCAATAAGTGGGGTAGAGCCGTACGAAATTCCTATGCCAATAACCATTGGAACAACAAAAATGCTGCTGGCTAATGATACAGCTGCCAGGCTTACAGTGCCGGCAAAGTGGCCAACAATTATACTATCTGAAGCATGTACCAGGGTATGACCCATTTGAGAAATAACCACTGGTATAGCCAGTTTTAAGTTATCCCTATAATGATTTTTGTATTTCTTGTAAGTTGTTTTCATTTCGCGATGCAGAGGTTCGCAAAAATACAGATTTATACTATCCTGCGGCGGTGTAATATTCTTCCTTCTCAGAAGTGTGTATTTTGATAATGCCTGACAACGCAAGATTGACCAACAGGCGTTGAGCGGCACGTCTGCCAACTTTTATCAGGTCGCATAATTGTTTTATATCTATACGTTCGTTTTTGTCAAGATATTCCAGCAATAGCTTTTCTTTATCAGAATAAGATATGAAAACTCCGGTTGGGCTTGTGGAGCGTTTTAAAACGTCTACCATAACTTTGCTCGCCAAAACGCTTTTGTCTTTGACACGAACGTAGACCCACCATTTTCCATCTTCGGCTAATGCTGAATGTGGTTTAAGATTGCTTTCTTCAATATCAACTATTAAAATCAGTCTATCATCAACATAAATTTCTTCAAACCGAGGTTCAAGAGCTGGCCTGGAATATAAATGTGCCGCCCTGGTTATCATATAACGTTCCTCATCTTCAGATTTTACACCCTTGATCGCTCCGTCATCAGCTACGCCGATAAGAAGCCTGCCACCCCTGTTATTAGCGAAGGAAACCATTGTGCGCGCAATCTTCTCACAGCTGGTAATGGTTTTCTTAAAGTCGAGTGTTACACCTTCGCCTTCAAAGATCTGTTTTTTAACATTCATCAATCAATCCTCAACCTTGTAAGGCGTATAAATCTGCATCCACCTTTCAGGATGCGTTATTTCACTAAAGCCAAATTGTGCGTAAAGGCCATGCGCATCGGCAGTGGCCAGGCTCCATCTACGCAAACCCTGCAAATCTGGGTGGACCATAATGGTTTGCACCAGCCATTTAGACAATCCTTGTCTTCTGTAATCGGGTAATATAAAAACATCGGCCAAGTAAGCGAATGTCGCTGTATCTGTTATCACTCTTGCAAACCCAATTTGTGTTTTGTTATGATACACACCAAAACTTAGCGAATTTTTAACTGCTCGTTCCAAACGATCAAATGGAACTCCTTTTGACCAATATGAATCTTTGTCAAGGTAATTATAAATAACATCCATATCAAGCAGGGATTGATCTGTTGATATTAAAAAGCCTTTTTTAGTAAAGGCTTCATCGTTCATGTAAACTTTATTCACTGTCGGGTTTTGTAAACGTAAGGTCACGAATATATACTTCGCATTTTAGGTCGGCGCAAACTTCGCCAATCATATTACAAATAACAATAGGGTAGTACCTGATAAACTTTCCGCTTTGGTTTAGCTGCACTTCAACTTCTTGTATCTGTTCAGCAGACAAGTTAACACTGAAAACTACTTTGTTAGTTATTTTTTTTATAAAATGAATTTCGGCTGAACGAGACCATACGGCAACGCTATAACCTTTATTGCTAAAAATTTGATGAAACAGAACCGGATAACAGATATCTGCAGCTGAAAATATGGTTCCTCCAAATATGGAGTGATTGTAATTGGTATTAAATACGCTCTTGCTGATCTTTAGGGTTATTCCGGTAAAATCATGACAAATTTTAACTGTCCATATCCTCTGAAAAAATAAAGGCGGATAAAATCTAAGAAGCCATTTTAACACGCGTGCTGAAACTAACATTATACAAAATATATATTTTTTAAGTATAAAGGCCAAAAAAATAAACAATACAGCAATGCTTGGGTTACATAAGTAATTGTTTAATTGATAATTAAAAAACTAATACTATGAAAAAGAAAATTTTAAGTTTGGCTTTTGTCGCGGCGGTTGTCACGTCAATAGCTTCGGGCTGCAGCTCGATGAATGAAACAACAACCAATTCAGATTCAGCAGTAATGGATAGTAATTCTACAACAATGCCTGCTGATACCGCACGTACAGACACTGATAAAACAGATACAACCGCACGCCCAGCTCAGTAGTAAATATTTCACATAATTAACATTATGTTAAGTAGTAAATTATTTTTAAAGCCTGCATATCGCAGGCTTTAAATTTATAAACTCCTTTACTTTTTGCTAAGTTCGTCTATTTTCTTTTGAACTTCGTTCGCTTTAGCGGTATTTTGAGTTCCTATGTAGTAAGTTTTCAAATTACTCCATGCATCAACGTTATTCGGCTGAACTTCTGTTGCTTTTTCTAAATATGGTCTGGCAGCTTCAAACTGAGTTTTTGATTTTGCTAAAGCAGCATCATACTCTTTTTGTTTTGTTGCAGGTAATTGTTGAGCAGCGTTATAAGTATCAATTGCAGGATTTAATGTAACATAACCCAGATTTAGAATTGCATCAAAATACGCCGGATCAATTTCAACCGCTTTTTTAAACATATCGGCAGCTTTTACAAAATTTGATTCTTTCTCTTTATGTAGAGCAGCTAAAGCGGTAGCATCTTTAGTTTTGGATATTTTCGGTGTGAAACCATCTGCTATCTGGCTGTAAGTAATACCAGCGTAATAATACAAAGTTTTATTTTTTGGATCTTTCTCAATGGCAGATAGTATCTTGCTTAAAACCTGGTCAACTTTTCCTGATTGTAATGATACCTCTATTTCTCTTTTGCGTAATTCAGCATCAGCAGGGTATTTTTGAACAGCTTCCGCAGCAATATTCATTGCATTCACTGTATCTTTTACAGATAAGTACAATGATGAAAGATCTAAATAGATTTTATCTTTTTCTGAGAAATTAGTTGCCAATAGTTTTTTATACTGTTCAATAGCCGCCGGATAGTTTTTTGCAGCCCCGGCTGATATACCGGCGAAATATATAGCCGAGGTATCACCTTTGGCATATTTTTGACTGTAATCAAAGGCTTTATAAGCATCGTCAAACTTGTTTGCTTTATAATAAGAAACTCCGAAATTTAACTTGCTTTGAGCTAATGCAGACTCAGCAGATGATAAATATTTCTCATTCTCCTTTTTAACGTCCAGCTCCTTCCCTTTTACCAAAGCTTCTTCAGCAGCGGTGAAAAGCGGTGCGGAAGTGGATTCTACAGAATCTTGCATTGCTGAATGAGCGTAGATTGCAGCCTTTAAAGCATAGGTCTCAGGCAAGGCTGACGTTTTCTCGTGAACAGCAGCTTTATCAATTGCGGCTTTAGCTTTTGTAAGAGATTGCTTTACCAATGCAGCGTTATTTGTTGCACGTAACCCATCGTAAGTATCAAAAGAACTTTTAGCTGTAGATAGTTCGCCTTTTTGTGCAAACGCGGGCGCAACTAAAAAAAATGCTAAGCCTGCGCTGGCAAATAAATTTTTTATTTTCATATTAATCTTAATTGGTTAACTGTTTCAGTTTATTATTAATGTTATTTAGTTGTACTGTATTTCCGGTTTTGGTATAAAGTAAGCGCAAAGCTTCCAGGTTATTTGTGTTAAGCGGAGCCACTTCATGTGCTTTTTCGAGCCACTTCGTTGCAGCTAATAAGTCTTTATTATCTGTAAAGTTTTTTAATTGTGCTTTTCGTAAGTAAAGCAAGCCTAAATTAAATATTGGTTCGTAGGCGGAACTGTTTAACTCTATAGCCTGTGAATAAAGAGCTTCGGCTTTTTCAAAGTTGTTTAGCCTGTCATAGCAGTTAGCCGCGACAAAAACTATATCCGGATTATTGCTATTTGATTCAAGTAATGCAGGTAAAAGAGGTGCTAACGAAGCATAGTCGCGTTTATTATTGTAAATGTTAGCCTCATCAAGTAAGAGGAAACCATTTTCCGGTGATGATCTTCTAACTCTTTCAAGTAATTTTATTGCTTTTGTCGTGTCTCCTACGGCTTTATAAACAGCAGAAGCTGCCTCAATATTCTCACTCCAGGCCTCCTCTGTTAATGGTAGATTGTTGTAAAAAGAGGCAGCTGCAGATAAATTTCCCAATCTTCCGTTAATATAAGCTAAATAGGCATCCAGACGATTAAAATGCGGAGCATACTTTTTAGCACTTAATAAATTTTGCTGCGCAACCAACAGATCTGACTTTTTTAAGTAATTAAAAGCATTACGAATGTGTACGTTAGCAAGACAATTAGCAACGTATTTTAGATCCTCTTCAAAGACTTTCCTTTTTCTGCTTCCATTTAATTTGTCAACCAATTGTGTTGTCTTATTTAAAAGGTCAGCAGGAAGATTTAGAGAGTTAAGCGAGTCTGCATACAACACAGAACTGTTTATAACAGCCAGGTACACATTTTTCTCAAAGTTGGATGTGTCGTTATTGACAGCGATCAGGCTATCAATTGACTTTTTTGCAGCTGACAAATATTTCAGCTCTTTATTTCTTTTGTAACGAGCAAGACTGTTTACCACACCTTTCAGCACTTCCGATTGGCAGAATGCCTCGGGTGTGATAAACATTATCAGTAAAACCGAAAAAATGATTTTACGAATTCTCATTCCTTTTATTCTGTTGTTTCCTCTGGGTTGTCGTTGTTTTCAACAGCATCCTCCCCTTCATTGTTTTGACTATCTTCTTCCTCGTCGTGCTCAATTTTTGCTACAGAAGCAATTTCGTCTTCACCTTTAAGGGTTATCAACCTCACTCCTTGCGTTGCCCTACCCATTACACGTAATTCGCTAACTGCAATACGTATGATAATACCAGATTTGTTGATGATCATCAAATCTTCTTTATCAGTAACGCCTTTAATGGCTACTAAATTGCCTGTCTTATCGGTAACATTTAGTGTTTTTACTCCTTTGCCGCCTCTGTTGGTAACTCTGTAGTCATCTATATCTGTACGTTTACCGTAACCTTTTTCTGATACTACCAATACTGTTGTTTCAGGATTGTCAATGCTTATCATGCCAACAACTTCGTCTTTCTCGCTATCTAAAGTAATACCTCTTACACCCGTAGCGGTACGGCCCATCGGTCTTACGGTAGACTCATTGAAGCGTATTGCGCGGCCTGAGCTTAACGCCATAACAATTTCGCTGCTGCCGCTTGTTAAGTTAGCTTCTAATAATGAATCTCCCTCATTAACATTGATAGCATTGATGCCATTAGCCCGTGGGCGAGAGTATGCTTCTAACGACGTTTTTTTAATTACACCTTTTCGTGTACACATAATAATGAAGTTATTTTCCAGATAGTCCTTATCCTTCAAATTCACCACTTTTATGTAAGCCTTTATTTTCTCCTCTTTTGGAATATTTATAATGTTCTGAATTGCACGGCCTTTTGATGTACGAGAACCTTCCGGTATTTCAAATACTCTTAACCAGAAACATTGTCCTTGTTCTGTAAAGAACAACATGTAGTTGTGGTTAGAAGCAATAAGCAGATGTTCAATAAAATCAGCATCGCGGCTGTTGCTGCCCAATGATCCCTTTCCACCTCTACCCTGTCTGCGGTATTCTGTTAAAGGCGTACGTT
It encodes:
- a CDS encoding tetratricopeptide repeat protein encodes the protein MFITPEAFCQSEVLKGVVNSLARYKRNKELKYLSAAKKSIDSLIAVNNDTSNFEKNVYLAVINSSVLYADSLNSLNLPADLLNKTTQLVDKLNGSRKRKVFEEDLKYVANCLANVHIRNAFNYLKKSDLLVAQQNLLSAKKYAPHFNRLDAYLAYINGRLGNLSAAASFYNNLPLTEEAWSENIEAASAVYKAVGDTTKAIKLLERVRRSSPENGFLLLDEANIYNNKRDYASLAPLLPALLESNSNNPDIVFVAANCYDRLNNFEKAEALYSQAIELNSSAYEPIFNLGLLYLRKAQLKNFTDNKDLLAATKWLEKAHEVAPLNTNNLEALRLLYTKTGNTVQLNNINNKLKQLTN
- a CDS encoding MATE family efflux transporter, with translation MKTTYKKYKNHYRDNLKLAIPVVISQMGHTLVHASDSIIVGHFAGTVSLAAVSLASSIFVVPMVIGIGISYGSTPLIAQHNSREEFSACGRLLSNSLFINLLSGILLFSFIAVGSAYALEHLKQDQKVIVQAKPFLILLGTSIIPMLVFNTFKQFAEGLGFTKQAMLISIWGNILNICLGIIFVKGLFGIKPMGIMGVGYSTLIDRCTMALVMAVYIFRSKHFKKYLTDFSLTKIDAKRCLQILGIGGPVALQYGFEVSAFSGAAVIIGSIGLVQLAAHQIAINLASITYMMSSGLSAAAAIKSGNYFGVRDHSSLRKSANASYHVVIAFMAITAIIFTIGNNFLPWIYTEDKAVIAVASQLLIIAAMFQLFDGTQVIGLGILRGMSDVNIPTLITFFAYWVLGLPLGWLLGIYLDWGVSGVWYGLTAGLLASAILLYTRFKVISHKHRLADRNALIIARD
- a CDS encoding GNAT family N-acetyltransferase is translated as MNKVYMNDEAFTKKGFLISTDQSLLDMDVIYNYLDKDSYWSKGVPFDRLERAVKNSLSFGVYHNKTQIGFARVITDTATFAYLADVFILPDYRRQGLSKWLVQTIMVHPDLQGLRRWSLATADAHGLYAQFGFSEITHPERWMQIYTPYKVED
- a CDS encoding DUF4442 domain-containing protein — protein: MLVSARVLKWLLRFYPPLFFQRIWTVKICHDFTGITLKISKSVFNTNYNHSIFGGTIFSAADICYPVLFHQIFSNKGYSVAVWSRSAEIHFIKKITNKVVFSVNLSAEQIQEVEVQLNQSGKFIRYYPIVICNMIGEVCADLKCEVYIRDLTFTKPDSE
- a CDS encoding AlbA family DNA-binding domain-containing protein, giving the protein MNVKKQIFEGEGVTLDFKKTITSCEKIARTMVSFANNRGGRLLIGVADDGAIKGVKSEDEERYMITRAAHLYSRPALEPRFEEIYVDDRLILIVDIEESNLKPHSALAEDGKWWVYVRVKDKSVLASKVMVDVLKRSTSPTGVFISYSDKEKLLLEYLDKNERIDIKQLCDLIKVGRRAAQRLLVNLALSGIIKIHTSEKEEYYTAAG
- a CDS encoding tetratricopeptide repeat protein — protein: MKIKNLFASAGLAFFLVAPAFAQKGELSTAKSSFDTYDGLRATNNAALVKQSLTKAKAAIDKAAVHEKTSALPETYALKAAIYAHSAMQDSVESTSAPLFTAAEEALVKGKELDVKKENEKYLSSAESALAQSKLNFGVSYYKANKFDDAYKAFDYSQKYAKGDTSAIYFAGISAGAAKNYPAAIEQYKKLLATNFSEKDKIYLDLSSLYLSVKDTVNAMNIAAEAVQKYPADAELRKREIEVSLQSGKVDQVLSKILSAIEKDPKNKTLYYYAGITYSQIADGFTPKISKTKDATALAALHKEKESNFVKAADMFKKAVEIDPAYFDAILNLGYVTLNPAIDTYNAAQQLPATKQKEYDAALAKSKTQFEAARPYLEKATEVQPNNVDAWSNLKTYYIGTQNTAKANEVQKKIDELSKK
- a CDS encoding histone deacetylase family protein — protein: MLKIAFDQIYAHPLPDGHRFPMLKYELIPEQLIHQGIITDENLFSPDLCSEEVILATHDAVYWQQLHHLALTAKEQRRIGFPLTDRLVAREQRIAQGTIDGCHFALNHGIAFNVAGGTHHAGSNWGEGFCMLNDQAIAANYLLNKQLARSILIIDLDVHQGNGTAEIFNGESRVFTFSMHGANNFPYRKEQSDLDVGLADGTGDDEYLNILHNILPQLIEQQQPDFMFYLSGVDVLASDKLGKLSLSQQACKLRDKFVLETAKTNNIPVQVSMGGGYSPDIRNIVDAHCATYALAKEIFF